Proteins from one Bactrocera neohumeralis isolate Rockhampton chromosome 3, APGP_CSIRO_Bneo_wtdbg2-racon-allhic-juicebox.fasta_v2, whole genome shotgun sequence genomic window:
- the LOC126753901 gene encoding cysteine desulfurase, mitochondrial has product MFQLVGRIPSNVLASNVLKINQRAPKVSAPSCFALPNNRFKSTEAEPALTSEDFRKKQIRFNIKAEHVEGRPLYLDVQATSPMDPRVLDAMLPYMTNYYGNPHSRTHAYGWESEKAVETAREQVAKLIGAESKEIIFTSGATECNNISIKGVARFYASKKKHVITTQTEHKCVLDSCRALENEGFKVTYLPVKSNGIIDMKQLEESITPETSLVSIMTVNNEIGVKQPIADIGALCRSRKVFLHTDAAQAVGKIPIDVNKMNIDLMSISGHKIYGPKGIGALYVRRRPRVRLEPLQSGGGQERGLRSGTVPAPLVVGFGAACDLALKEMDYDKKWIDFLSKRLYDRITQALPHVIRNGDPEQTYSGCLNLSFAYVEGESLLMALKDVALSSGSACTSASLEPSYVLRAIGTDEDLAHSSIRFGIGRFTTIEEVDYTADKCIKHVERLREMSPLWEMVQEGIDLKNIQWSQH; this is encoded by the exons ATGTTCCAGCTGGTTGGAAGAATTCCAAGTAACGTACTTGCATCAAATGTTCTAAAAATCAACCAAAGAGCTCCGAAAGTAAGTGCTCCGTCATGTTTTGCTCTTCCGAACAATAGATTTAAATCTACTGAGGCAGAGCCGGCGTTAACATCTGAGG actTTAGAAAGAAGCAAATACGCTTCAATATAAAAGCGGAACATGTTGAAGGTAGGCCACTATATCTTGACGTTCAGGCAACATCACCAATG GATCCTCGCGTATTAGACGCCATGTTGCCCTATATGACGAATTACTATGGAAACCCACACTCTCGTACACATGCATATGGCTGGGAATCTGAAAAAGCGGTAGAAACTGCAAGAGAACAGGTGGCAAAGTTAATTGGCGCCGAATCGAAAGAAATCATATTCACTTCAGGAGCTACAGAATGTAATAACATTTCTATCAAAGGTGTTGCTAG GTTTTACGCGAGCAAGAAAAAACATGTTATTACTACACAAACAGAACATAAATGCGTGCTAGACTCATGTCGTGCTTTGGAGAACGAGGGCTTCAAAGTGACTTATTTGCCTGTTAAGTCAAATGGAATCATTGATATGAAGCAATTAGAGGAATCTATCACTCCGGAAACATCATTAGTATCTATTATGACTGTAAACAATGAAATTG GAGTAAAACAGCCGATAGCAGATATTGGTGCACTCTGCCGTTCACGAAAAGTATTTTTACATACGGATGCTGCCCAGGCAGTAGGAAAAATTCCTATTGATGTAAACAAAATGAATATCGATTTAATGTCTATATCGGGACATAAAATATACGGACCAAAGGGTATTGGCGCACTTTATGTGCGTCGTAGGCCACGTGTACGTCTTGAACCACTTCAAAGTGGAGGTGGGCAAGAACGAGGTCTTCGCAGTGGTACTGTTCCCGCACCTCTGGTGGTTGGATTTGGCGCTGCTTGCGATCTTGCTTTGAAAGAAATGGATTATGATAAAAAATGGATCGATTTTCTATCAAAACGTTTGTATGACCGTATAACACAGGCTTTGCCACATGTAATCCGCAACGGCGATCCTGAACAGACTTATAGCGGTTGTTTAAACTTGTCTTTTGCCTACGTGGAAGGTGAATCGTTGTTGATGGCTTTAAAAGATGTGGCCCTTTCCAGTGGTTCAGCATGTACTTCGGCGTCATTGGAACCTTCCTATGTGCTTCGTGCCATAGGAACCGATGAGGATCTGGCTCACAGTTCAATAAG atttggTATTGGTCGTTTTACAACCATCGAGGAAGTTGATTACACTGCTGACAAATGTATCAAACATGTGGAACGTCTACGTGAAATGTCGCCACTGTGGGAGATGGTTCAAGAAGGCATTGATTTGAAGAACATTCAGTGGTCACAGCATTAA
- the LOC126753890 gene encoding leucine-rich PPR motif-containing protein, mitochondrial — protein sequence MASILRTGKFLRYFAGFTRNFVVDSVRQSENGSSLLQSSPSVGIQFQHGFASSPAAKSDLNLEKQIRRLDQDVRRVGRISRRDIEEVLEEIRTQRSATSSQSLLVIRCCGNLVPEEMPEVRTALVQEIWKTLNSLNVPMDISHYNALLRVYLENEHHFSPTDFLAEIESKNIEPNRVTYQRLIARYCQQGDIDGATRILEFMRSKNLPVNENVFNSLILGHSQANDLESAKGILSVMKQANLEPSADTYSTLLCCYARHGDIDSILRTLDECEKAEVILLDKDLLDIVYALSVNGHSDKVDPVLARLRISTGFNQDAVNVILRLVNKGYEDVGLQILRTMPRATRPDGQLVDTGNFFIKQLVKVDRPVEKILSICKVLQDEGLNPKALLIATEAGLNNGAISNALPLLRELKKAGLPIRQHYFWPLICSAESNQIISIIRHMQDEFSINPSSETLRDYVIPNLKEKNWDKIVTILRDAGISSANAAASVAYAALATNQLKSSANIMESYRAFYSPQLFRQPLIHALSATDDYASFVRVIRQLYESIQSRSTSAQRAEQEESAEIPATAEVVENDGANQSYDIVGVILNDVSIYFRRNTVDILRNILPKLAKEGFTISNKNAARISERLGSEMTTEISENLGKLSSGDLELSPLKTAEPRKRSLDSLTVDELERFIANVEAKGENANNLKRQLLVACFRAGNLEKTLQVIAKLEAENFTIPTGIWAQLIDLYAIEGKTAEALEQYEKMKTKDPEFVLDNLKTVHIVKLLINEERFDEAIKFLERNKKVDLVVDSEGSFNYTSTVWRLLNTLAEAGSADKLQKLFDTLKDGNYIYPTNVLLGPLIKVHLTNDDITKAMETFEQICEKYKSTPWKNELACRLIQKEDAANLQKLTDLSTNIHGEVNSLYDLVFSFVECGRIRQARKILETPGLRTRPQRINHACERYKNEGMVEPLEGLVEATKDLNHIDRNKIYYNLLLSYCKSSDAEKALGLWTKMQEENIAPTDVFLIKLAELLNSQNIKVPFVVPKSEEVSKTKTVESVDNSKKVVVKHTNNISLLRKAVNAGDIDAALNYKNQLQSNETLSISDLSHLIEHLVRAERLTEATKFVNELLANNRYPIPKIFKFYLNKIAAAGDVQTLETIGGQLSDDQKKIVSFDNRFCHANIVAGKTDHYLNSLYEQISAVNTTEEAAKLAEKFPRGGALGILQQKPEALPLFQKIAEKYAEHNQLGPVNVLWMHLLALGDETASKALWDKHLSNAPRLMFQRVLQTAREQKDEKLALTVINQLRDSKISEGAIGNAYSCLIDIHTTSKNLDKALDTLKTAIKDICLENINRTALLRLQTALQEQNKEFPYEIPEKKSQRDSSSSSQSSDDDVTPKRPETRPITRPTK from the exons ATGGCATCAATCTTACGCACAGGAAAATTTCTTCGCTATTTCGCTGGTTTTACGCGAAATTTTGTTGTAGATTCAGTTAGACAAAGTGAAAATGGAAGCAGCCTGCTACAAAGTTCTCCAAGCGTTGGCATACAATTCCAGCA TGGGTTCGCCAGCAGTCCAGCAGCGAAGTCGGATCTTAACTTAGAGAAACAAATACGCCGACTAGACCAGGATGTTCGTCGAGTCGGCAGAATTTCACGTCGCGATATTGAGGAAGTTCTTGAAGAAATACGCACTCAGCGATCAGCAACTAGTTCACAATCACTGCTCGTAATACGGTGCTGTGGCAATTTAGTGCCGGAAGAAATGCCTGAAGTAAGAACAGCACTTGTGCAGGAAATTTGGAAAACACTAAACTCTTTAAATGTGCCAATGGATATATCCCATTACAATGCACTGCTGCGTGTGTACTTAGAAAATGAACATCATTTTTCGCCAACAGATTTTCTCGCAGAGATCGAGTCAAAGAATATTGAACCAAATCGAGTGACATATCAGCGTTTAATAGCGAGATATTGTCAGCAGGGTGACATTGACGGAGCTACCCGTATATTAGAGTTTATGCGTTCAAAAAATCTTCCGGTTaacgaaaatgttttcaattccCTTATACTTGGTCACTCGCAA GCAAATGATTTGGAATCTGCCAAAGGAATTCTGTCTGTTATGAAACAAGCTAACTTGGAGCCCAGCGCTGATACATACTCCACCCTCTTATGTTGCTATGCACGTCATGGTGATATTGATTCTATACTACGTACATTGGATGAATGTGAAAAAGCAGAAGTTATCTTGCTAGACAAAGATCTTTTGGACATCGTTTACGCTCTAAGTGTTAACGGTCACTCGGATAAAGTAGACCCAGTACTGGCAAGGTTGCGTATATCAACCGGATTCAATCAAGATGCTGTAAATGTTATATTGCGTTTGGTAAATAAGGGTTACGAGGATGTGGGTCTACAAATTTTGCGAACAATGCCACGTGCTACCCGACCTGATGGCCAACTCGTAGATACtggtaacttttttataaaacaacttGTCAAAGTGGACCGTCCCGTAGAGAAGATCTTGAGCATATGCAAAGTTCTGCAAGATGAAG GTCTGAATCCTAAAGCTCTGTTAATCGCCACCGAAGCTGGACTAAATAATGGTGCGATTTCAAATGCACTTCCACTTCTTCGCGAATTGAAGAAGGCGGGTTTGCCTATACGTCAACATTATTTCTGGCCTTTGATTTGTTCTGCTGAATCCAACCAAATCATTAGTATTATCCGACACATGCAAGATGAGTTCAGTATAAATCCCAGTTCAGAAACTCTACGTGATTACGTCATTCCAAATTTAAAGGAGAAGAACTGGGATAAAATCGTGACAATTTTACGTGATGCAGGTATATCGAGTGCTAACGCAGCGGCTTCAGTTGCTTATGCGGCGTTAGCAACAAATCAACTAAAGTCCTCCGCCAACATTATGGAGTCATATCGCGCATTTTACTCACCCCAGCTATTTAGACAGCCCTTGATTCATGCGCTTTCTGCAACAGATGATTACGCCTCGTTTGTTCGTGTGATTAGACAGCTTTACGAGAGCATACAGAGCCGCTCAACAAGTGCTCAAAGAGCGGAACAGGAGGAGAGTGCTGAAATTCCAGCAACGGCTGAAGTGGTCGAAAATGATGGAGCTAACCAAAGTTATGATATTGTTGGTGTTATTTTAAATGACGTTTCCATATATTTCCGTCGCAATACCGTAGACATCTTGCGTAACATTCTTCCTAAGCTGGCAAAGGAAGGATTTACAATTAGCAATAAGAATGCTGCAAGAATTTCCGAACGCCTGGGTTCAGAAATGACAACTGAGATTTCAGAAAATTTGGGTAAACTTAGCTCTGGTGATCTAGAATTATCTCCTTTAAAAACTGCAGAACCGCGTAAGCGTAGTTTGGATTCGTTAACTGTTGAtg AACTTGAACGATTCATCGCAAATGTGGAAGCTAAAGGTGAAAATGCTAACAATTTGAAGCGTCAATTATTGGTTGCTTGCTTCCGTGCTGGCAATCTAGAGAAGACCTTGCAAGTTATTGCGAAATTAGAAGCCGAAAATTTCACTATTCCAACTGGTATATGGGCACAACTGATCGATTTGTATGCGATTGAGGGGAAAACAGCGGAAGCTCTAGAGcaatatgaaaaaatgaaaacaaaagatcCCGAATTCGTATTAGACAACCTCAAAACAGTGCACAtcgttaaattattgattaatgAGGAGCGCTTCGATGAGGCCATTAAATTCCTAGAACGTAATAAGAAAGTGGATTTGGTTGTAGATAGCGAAGGTTCTTTCAATTACACATCCACGGTATGGCGTTTATTAAATACACTTGCCGAAGCTGGTAGCGCTGATAAGCTGCAGAAACTATTTGACACATTAAAGGATGGCAATTATATATATCCCACTAATGTACTTTTGGGACCTTTGATAAAG GTACATCTAACAAATGACGACATCACAAAGGCTATGGAGACATTTGAGCAAATCTGTGAAAAGTATAAGTCAACACCGTGGAAAAATGAACTCGCATGCCGACTGATACAAAAAGAGGATGCTGCAAATTTGCAGAAGCTGACTGATTTAAGTACAAATATCCATGGTGAAGTTAACAGTCTGTATGATTTGGTATTTTCTTTCGTTGAATGTGGGCGTATACGTCAAGCGAGAAAGATTTTGGAGACACCTGGACTTCGCACTCGTCCACAACGTATCAACCACGCATGTGAACGTTACAAAAACGAAGGCATGGTAGAGCCTCTAGAAGGCCTAGTAGAAGCGACCAAGGACCTTAATCATATAGATCGCAACAAAATCTACTACAATTTATTGTTGAGCTACTGCAAGTCATCAGATGCAGAAAAGGCTTTAGGCTTATGGACTAAAATgcaagaagaaaatatagcacccACTGATGTTTTCCTAATTAAATTAGCAGAGCTATTGAATTCACAGAACATTAAGGTGCCTTTTGTAGTACCAAAATCAGAAGAAGTTTCTAAAACTAAAACTGTCGAATCAGTTGATAATTCTAAGAAAGTAGTCgtcaaacatacaaataatatatcgCTTCTTCGGAAAGCTGTAAACGCTGGTGACATTGACGCCGCACTTAACTATAAAAATCAGTTGCAGTCAAATGAAACGCTGAGCATCAGTGATCTTTCTCATCTAATCGAACATTTAGTGCGTGCCGAACGTCTAACGGAAgcaacaaaatttgtaaatgaaTTGTTGGCGAATAATCGTTACCCCAttccgaaaattttcaaattttatttaaataaaatcgctGCCGCTGGCGATGTCCAAACTTTAGAGACAATTGGAGGGCAATTATCCGACGATCAAAAAAAGATTGTTTCCTTCGATAACCGTTTTTGTCACGCCAACATTGTAGCTGGAAAAACGGACCACTATTTGAATTCGCTATATGAGCAGATTTCTGCAGTAAACACCACCGAAGAAGCTGCGAAACTTGCTGAAAAGTTTCCACGTGGTGGTGCTCTTGgtattttgcaacaaaaaccTGAAGCCTTGCCTTTAT tccAAAAAATCGCTGAAAAATATGCTGAGCACAATCAGTTGGGTCCAGTGAATGTACTTTGGATGCATTTACTCGCTCTAGGTGATGAGACTGCATCAAAAGCGTTATGGGATAAACATCTTTCGAATGCACCTCGCCTTATGTTCCAGCGAGTTTTGCAGACAGCGCGCGAGCAAAAAGACGAAAAACTCGCCCTAACGGTTATAAATCAATTGCGTGATTCAAAGATTTCGGAAGGAGCTATTGGTAATGCCTACTCCTGCTTAATAGACATTCATACCACCAGCAAAAACTTAGATAAAGCTTTGGACACGCTAAAAACCGCCATCAAAGACATATGCTTGGAGAATATAAATCGTACAGCTCTCTTGCGTCTTCAAACTGCTTTACAAGAACAAAATAAGGAATTCCCATATGAAATTCCAGAAAAAAAGTCACAAAGAGATAGCAGTAGTAGCTCACAGTCATCGGATGATGATGTTACACCGAAGCGACCTGAGACAAGACCAATTACCCGACCAactaagtaa